The sequence GCCGGAAAAGCGGACGGCCATCAGCCGCGGACTCTCCGTGGTACCGATCGCGGCCGCGGTTTGAGCCGGTCCGGGCGTGCCTTTCCCGCGGGCACGTGCTGGAATCCGCGCGATGAACCGCCTCGCGCTCGCCCTGCTGATCCTGTCTGCCGTGTTCTACGGCGTGTTCATGGTCGTGCGGGTCGACGGCGAGGACCGCGGCTGGAGCGCCTGGGTGGAGGTGGCGGACCATCTTTCCTCCGGCGATTGGCAAACCGAAGAGGCCCGGAGCCACGATAACCTTCTGATGGGCGGTTTCGTCGTGACCTCGTTCCTGGCGGTCGGCGGACCGCTCCTTTTCCCGCTCGCCCGTCGGTCCCGGGCCTGCTGGTGGGTGATGATGACCTTGGCCTCCTGCGCCACCGTCACCACCGGCCTGCTGCTCTATTTCACCATCGTGGACGAGTATCCCGCTGGCTTGTGGTGGCTCGGTGCCGCCTTGTTCGCCCATCTCGGGGGCCTGGTGTGCGTGCGCGGAACTCGGAAGGAGCTGCCCGCGTGAAGGTCTCCATTCTCATGTCGTTTCACAACGCGGAGGCCACGCTGCGGGAAACCATGGCCAGCTTGCTCGGCCAGACGTTCCGGGAATGGGAGCTGATCGCCGTGGACGATGGCTCCACCGATGCCTCCGCCGCGGTGGTGGCCTCGTTCGCCGATCCGCGGGTCCGGCTGCTCCAGCCCCCGGGCCGCGGCCTTGTCCCGGCGCTCAACCACGGCGCCGCCGCGGTCGGCGGCGACTGGATCGTGCGGATGGATGCCGATGACATCTGCCATCCGGAGCGGATCGAGAAGCTGCTCGCATTCGCGGATACTCGCCCGGATCTCGACGTCGTCGCCAGCCAGGTGACCGTGCTGGATCCGCTGGGAGACGGGCTGGTGCGCTTCGTGGAGTGGGCGAACCAATTGCTCGACCACGACGCGATCTCGCGCGGCCGTTTCATCGAGAGCCCGATCGTGCAACCCAGCGCCATGATCCGGCGTTCCACCTTCGAAGACATCGGCGGCTACCAAGATCCCATCTGGGCGGAGGATCATGACCTCTGGCTGCGCCTGCTGGAAAGCGGCGTGCGTTTCGGCAAGGTCGCCGAGCCGCTGCTCCAGTGGCGGGATTCCTGGACCCGCCTCACCCGCACCCATCCCCGCTACGGGGACGATGCCCGCTCCCGCATGCGCGCCCGCTACCTCTCCCGCCTGCCCGGGGTGGGGGAACACGGCATCGTCGTCGCCGGGGCCGGGCCGATCGGCAAGCTACTCGCCCGTCATCTGCTGGACGAGGGGGTCACCCTCCGCGGCTTCTTCGACGTCCATCCCCGCCGCATCGGCGAGCGGATCCATGGCGCGGAGGTGGCGGACAACACCCGGCTCGGCAGCCTCTGGCGGGACGGGGTGCTCATCTCCGCCGTCGGCGTGCCGGGCGGGCGGCAGCAGGTGCTCGATCTGGCCCTCGGTCGCGGTTACCAGGAGGGCGGGGATTTCTGGAGCGTGTGCTGATCGCGGGAGGTTGAAATGTCGGCCCTGCCGGCGGAGTATCACGGAATCGTGAAATCCTTTGTCCTCCACTGTCTCGCCGGTGCCGCCTGTGTGTCCTCCGCCTTTTCCGAGCCGCTTTTCAACGGCAAGGACCTCACCGGTTGGAAACCGGATGGCGCGGACGTCTGGACCTTCGCCGACAGCGTCCTCACCGGTCAGAGCAACAGCAAGAAACAGGGCTCCGTCCTGTGGTCCACGGAGAAGTTCAAGGACTTCACCCTCGACCTCGATTTCCGTTTCTCCGGCGACGTCGATTCCGGCGTGTTTCTGCGCACGCCGAATGACCAGATCCAGATCGGCACCTCGCGCTCGCTGAAGCGGGACATGACCGGCTCGCCCTACATCGGCACCACCGGCAAATACGCCGTGGAGGCCCACGACGTGAAAGGCAACCTCAAGGAAGGGGAATGGAACCACTTTCGCATCACCGCCAAGGGCAGCCATTACACCGTCGAGTTGAACGGCAAGCAGGTGCTCGACTACTCCTCCGACACCGCCGCCAAGGAGGGCGGCATCGGCCTCCAGGTCCACCCGGGCGTGGACATGAAAATCGAGTTCCGGAACGTCGATCTGGTGAAGGGCTGAGTCCCGTCACCCCGCCCTTGCGGAAATAGTGGCGTTCCGCGCGGGCGTTGATAGGGTCATCAGTACCGGGTCCATAGGAATTGTGGAATAATCCGCCCGCATGTCGTCTCTTCATCGTGATGACCGCGGCGGCGTTGTTTGCGCCCGGCATCCGAACCACCATACCAAAACGAACCGAAATCCCATGAAACCGACCCAATCCCTCATCGCCGCCGCCATCGCCGGTGTCTTCGCCGCCGGTGCCGTGTCCTCCCACGCCGTCCAGATCGACTCCCCGGTGAACGCCGAGAAGGAAGGCTGCCCCGGCAAGGATGGCTGCAAGGGCAAAGACAAGGACAAGGAAAAGAAGGAAGAGAAGAAGGAAGGCCAGATCGTCGCCGAGGCCGACAAGGACAAGGAGAAGGAAAAGGACAAGTGCTCCGGCAAGTGCAGCGGCAAGGACGGCTGCAAGGGCAAGGAGAAGAAGGAAGGCCAGATCCTCTGATTTCCCATTCCGGTGGCGTGGGGCGGCTCCGTCCCCGCCACCGGTTTCCTTTCCTTCCCATGGCTGGCTCCCGTTTCACCGGAGGTGTGTCCCTTGGCACGGGCATCGGCCTGCGGGTGCCCCATTACCGCCACATCCTCGCCGAGAAGCCGGCGGTGGATTGGTTCGAGATCATTTCGGAAAACTACATGGTGGACGGCGGCCGCCCGCTCGAGGTGCTGGACCGCATCCTGGAGCAATACCGCGTCGTCCAACACGGTGTGGGCCTGTATCCGGGCAATGCCAACGGCCTGGATTTCGACCACCTGCGCCGTCTCAAGCGCCTGGTGAAACGCACCGGCACCCCGTGGCTTTCCGACCACCTGTGCTGGGGCAGCGTGGATGGCAGCATGAGCCATGACCTGCTGCCGCTGCCCTTTACCTTCGAGTCCGTCCGCAAGACCGCCGAGAATCTCCGCATCGCCCAGGACTTCCTGGAGGTGCCGCTGGCGGTGGAGAATGTCAGCTCCTATGCGGAGTTCCATGACGACGAGATGACCGAGTGGGAATTCCTCGCCGAGGTGGTGGAAGCCGCCGACATCGGCATCCTGCTCGACGTGAACAACATCTACGTCTCGTCCTTCAACCATGGGTTCGATCCCATGGACTACGTCAATTTCGTGCCGCCGGAGCGGGTCGCGCAGATCCACATCGCCGGGCACTCGAAATACGAACGCTTCATCATCGACACCCACGACCACGCGGTGGTCGATCCGGTGTGGCACATCTACGCCCGCGCCATCGAGCGCTGCGGTTCCGTGGCCACGCTCCTCGAGTGGGACGCGCGCATTCCTTCGTTCGAGGAAGTCTGGACCGAGGCGAAGAAGTCGGAGCAATGGCGCACCACTGCGGGCAATCCTGATTCCGGAGACCATGTCGCGGCTTGAGCATCTCCAGCGCGAGTTCTTCGCCTCGCTCCAGTTTCCGCTGCGCGGGCCCAGCCGCACGCTCACCGACCTGCCGCCCACCGATGCGCCGCATGCCGGGGAGTTCCTCGCCATCGCGGACGAGATCATCAAACCCGGGCCGCAGCTATCCTCCGGCGAGCGCTTGGAGCTTTACCACCGCCAATACTGGTATCGCCTGCTCGATTCCATCGGTGAGGATTTCCCGATTCTCATCCGCATGCTCGGTCAGGAGCGGTTTTGGAGCCTGATCGAGGACTACCTGCTCGTGCGTCCGTCCCGCAGTTTCACCCTCCGCCACCTTGGCGAGGGCCTGCCGGGATTCGTTGCGGATTGGGACAAGGCCACCGAGGCCGAGCGCCCGTGGCTGTATGCCATCGCGCGCATGGAATACGCTCACATGGAGGTCTTCGAGCGCGGCGAATGCCGACCGGTCCTGCCCGAGGAACTCGCCACTTGCGTGCTCGTGCTCCAGCCGCACGTCGTCCGTCTCAGCCTGCCTGTGCCCGCGGACCTGTGCGTGGAGTGGGAATCCTTCACGCCGCTGCCCTTGGAGCCGGTCGAACTCGCCGTCTGGCGTTCGGCCCACAGTCAACCCGCGCAGGCGCGGCTCCATCCCATCGAGGCGATCCTGCTCGATCGCCTCGCCGCGGGCGGGACCTTGGGGGAGATTTTCGAGCAACCGGTCGAACCCGCGCCCACCGCCGAGCAGGTGTCCGAATGGTTCGGGGCTTGGCACCAGCGCGGCTGGATCGCCGTGAAACCGGCCACGGAAGAGGTGGTGCCATTCGTTCGCGCGCTCGATGAAAGCGGCGACCTCGGCGAGGGCGTGGACAAGATGGGCTCGCAGAGCCGGGCGATGGAGTAGCGCGAGGCTCCTGCCAAGTAGCGCGAAGCTTGGCTTCGCGTGCAGGGTGGAGCGGTTTTGCGGATGGGGCGGGCGCGGTTCGAATCGGGCCGCCACAAGGACGTCGAGCGAAGCTCAGCGCTACTTCACGAACAATCCCCGCGCCGCCAGGTGCGCCAGCCATGCTCGCACGTCCAGACGTGGATGGTCCACATGGGCCAGCGCCGCCAGTTCCTCCACCGTGCGCGTGCCGTCCATCGCGCGGACCACCGTGCGACGGGAATCGGGCACGGTGCAGGGGGCATGGTAGATGTCCACCAGCGCTTGCTGCCGTTGCACCGCGAGCTGCCGCAGCGTGTCGAACTTCGGCGTCCGTGGGATGCTGCCATCGAACCGCACTGGCTCGATCCGCAGCTCGATCAGCTTCTGCCGCGCGGCGTCCATCACCAGCCGTGCGATCGGCGGCAGGCTCACGGTCGGGTCGAACTGGGCGGCCGGGATTGCCGCCACCCGTTCCAGAATCTCCTGCATCGGCACGGCTTCCGGAGAGGTTGCCGCGAGCGCGGAAAAGAACGCCACCGCCAGCGGGTGCTCGAATTGTCCCTGCTCCTTGCCCTCGTGGTCCACCAGTCGTCCGCCCTGCGGCGTCCGCTCGAAGGTGTGCAGGCCGCGCACCGCGAAATGCAGCGCCGTGGCCGTGGTCAGGCGGGTGTCCACCGGCGCGTCCGCGCGACATAGCAGCGAACTGCGGAAGGTCCGGTTGGTGAGCACGTCGATCGTCTGCTGGAGCATCAACGGATCGCCCGCCAGCGGTGCCAGCGCCTCGGCCGCGCCGGGAGGCAGCGACAGCGGGAAGTTCGCATGCAGCTCGGATTCCCCGAGGTAGCGCAGCCCGGCGGCATGCGTGTGCGAGATGAACCCGGTGAACGTCACCGGGTGGTTCACCGGCCCGAAATCGTCGAAGGCGAGGATGTCCGCGCTTTTCGCGAACATGTCGTGCAGCACGCTGTTGAGCTGGACCGCATCCGGCGAATCGCCCGCCGGGATGGTGGCGAGGTAGGCGAGGATGCCCGCCGGGTCCTGCCCGATGGTGCCAGCCACCGGCCGGGCCGCGAGCTGTCGCACCAGATCCACGACCGTCTGACGCTGCTTCCAGCCGGGCAGGGTGTTGTAGCTGATCGTCGCGATGCCTTCCGCCGTCAGATGCCGCGCGCAGAAGTCCACCAGCGCCTGGCGGATGTCCGCGGGCACCCACGAATAAAACCCGTGGGCCAGGATGAAATCGAAGCCGTCCTCGCCGGGATCGTAGTTCCGGAGATCCGCTTCATGGAACTCGATGTTTTCGATGCCCGCCAGTCTCGCCGTCTCGCGGGCCTGTTGGATCGCGGCAGGGGAGAAATCGATGCCGATGAATTGGCTGTCCGGCCAGCGCTGGGCCAGCGGCAGCAGGTTGTGGCCGCTGGAGCAGCCGATTTCCAGGATCCGCGCGCAGGAGGGCGGCGGCACGGTCAGCCCCGCCAGCTTCGCCGCCACCGCGGTCGTCGCCGGATCGCACGCCGGATGGCTCATCGCCGGGTATGAATGGGATTGGTAGAGATCGAGGACCGTGTCTGACATTGCCGTGCGGTCATAGGAACCGCTGCGGCACCGGATGGCACGGAAAATGCGCATGCTTGAATGTCGTGTCCCTGCTCGTCAGTAAATGTCTCCACATGATCCGTCGCTTCAACCAAGCGCTGGCGTTCCGGTCGCTGTGGGCGTTCTTCCTGTCCTTGGCGGGCTACGCCATGGCCGCTGGATTCGTGTGGCTGTTCCTCCTGCTGATGGGGGACACCCTGCACGTCCAGAACTGGTGGCTGCCCGCGGGCATCGTCGGCTTCTGGGGCGTGGTCACGTCCTCGGGCTGGCGGCGCTGGCGGTCCGGCCTGTCCTACTACGGAGCCGTGGACGCGCTGGGCTTCCTTGATCTGGATGAGTCCCATGGTGGTGCCCTGCTGGTCCAGAACCGTTCCGCGCAGGTCACCGGCATCGCCTATGCGCTCTCGCAGGTCTTCCTCTCCGGTCCGCTTCAGGCCCTGAAGGCCGTGTCCCTGCTCCGCGCCCGGTTGCCGGAGGACGTCCTCACCGAGGAACGCCTGAAGGACCTCCTCGAAGGCATCCGCGCCAAGGGTTCGTGGCACTCCATCGACACCTGGGCTGGCCGCGAAGGCGATGTCTCGGCGCTGATCCGCATGGGGATGGTCGAATTCAGCTCGACCAAAGGCCGCCTGCGGGCCAGTCCCTAGCGGCATGGAGTTGTCCGGGAATTGGAAACGCTGGCTGGCCCTGGTGGTGATCGTGGGCGCGTTTGCCGCGTTCAAGGGCTTCGTGCCGCCGCACCCGGTTCACCGCGGCTGGATTCATGCGCTCCTCGCGTTCATGGGCGGTGCCGTGTCCGCGACCGTGATCGATCATTGGGTCGGCAATCTCGATCGCTCGAACCTGCGCTGGGCCTATGTGGTGTTTGGCGTGCTGTTGATGGCCTTTGGCAGCCTCTGCCTCCATGCCTCAAAGGGGGGAGGGGTGCAGTAGGCCTCGGTGGCGATGCGTCTCACAGCTTCCGAACCCGCAGGATATCCCACAGCGCGCGATCCCTTCTTTGCGGAAACAAATCCTCCCACTGCCGCAGCGACCGTGCCGAAAGCACGTCGTCCCCTGCCACCAGCGTTTCATTGAGGCTTTGCGGCGTGGTCACGCTGCGCACCACCGGAAACGATTCCGCCAGCACGCGGCGCGAGTGCGATTGCATCAGCCGATGGCCCGCCCCCGTCACCAGATTGGCCGCCAACAGGCCGCCGGGTGCCACTGCGTCGCGCAAGGTATCGAGATGGCGGCTGTTCCACGCGTGCGGGCGGAACACGTCGGTCTTCCCCGCGAGATAGACGTCGTCGATCACCACATCGAAACGGCGCTTGTTCGTCCGCAGCCACTCGTAGGCGTCGCCGAGGTGGATCTCGATGCGGGTGGCATCCAGCTCCATGTGCTCGCGTGCCAGCTCCACGATGCCGGGATCGATGTCCACCGCTACCAGTTCCACCTGCGGCAGCAGGTGCCGGAGGATGCGGAACGCGGTTCCACCGGCGAGACCGAGCATCAGCACCGAGCGAGGCGGACCCTCCGGGCGCAGCAGCGCGGCCGCGGCCAGGTTGTCCCACGCCAGGCCGGTGAGAAGCCGGTCGCGCTGCCACCACGCGTGGATCGCCCCGGCCACCCTGAACTCCACCTGATGCTCCGATTTCCAGACTTCCACGCGCTGGAACGCGGTATCCACGGTGGCGATCTTCGAAAGGGGCATGCGGGCGGTTAGACGGTCCCCCTCATTAACTCCATCCCGGCCTTCCGGAGAAGAACAATCCCTTCACTCGCCCCACGTGATCTCCCCGGCGCTGTCCGTTCCAGCCATCGTCTCCACGCGGGCGATCACCACCAGTTTCCGTGCGGTGCGGGCGGAGGCGGGAACCGCGAGGGTGAAGCGGTTGGCGCGGTTCTCAAGGCCGGTCCAGCCTTCGTGCGTGTCCTGGCCGATGACCTTGCCATCCGCTTCGAGCGCCACCTCCTCGATGCGCAGGGCGTTCTGGCCGGACTTGTAGGAAAAGGTCACCGCCAGTTCGCCGCCCTTCACCGCCAAAGCGGGCACGGCGAGGGACAACCTCGCGTGGTTGCCGCCGCGGAAGTCGGCGGGTTTCCACGCCGGACCATCGAGCTCCACCCGTGGCAGAGGATCGATCGCGAGGATCGCCGCACCGTATTTCTGGAGCAATCGGCGTGACACCTCCACCGTGTCGCCCTTCGGTCGTGCGGCCAGGGTGGTCTTGCCCGAGTTGACCCACTCGGTTTCGAACTTCCCGCGCTCGCGGTTGTAGGTCGCCATGTCCGGGCGCTTGCCCGCGGCGAGCGCCATTTCCGTGGCATCGAGGAACATCTTCCAGCGTGGCAGGTAATACTCGCCCAGCAGCCCGTTCCACTCGCGATTGGCGTAGTCGGCCAGATCCGTCTGCGGGTTCTCCACCCAGGTGGTGACGATCATGCGCGCGATCCGGTCCATGTAGGCGGCGTCGGCCGGGGTCTTGCCCCACTTGCGGGCATCCGCCACCCACGCGCCCATCAGCCAGTCGGCGCGGGTGCCGGTCAGTTCGTCGAGGTCGGCGATGAGTCCGAGCAGGATCTCCTTGTTGCGTTTGAACGCGGGCAGGTCGTTCGCTTCCACCGCCGCCAGAAGGCGGTCGTAGATCGAGCGGGAGTAGTTGGTCAGCGTCTGGCGGCTGACGTCGGCGAGATCGTAGCGGTAGGTGTCCTTCCCGCCGAGTTCGGGCGCGGCCTTGAGCAGCGTGTTCCAGGCCTTCGCCAACTCGCGGTTGTCATAGGCCACCTTCGATCCCGGCGACCACGTGCGGCCGCGCAGGTTCGCGTCCCAGCGCGGGCGGGCGGTGAGGATCGAATTGATCGGGGATTCCGCGGGCTTGGTTGCGTAGGCCGTGGCGAGGATGCCTTTCCACGCTTCCTCGGCGGAACTACTGCGGACGCCGTAGCGGGCATGGAGGTAGAGGTTCACCCACGCGGTGGTGTCCGCGGGCGCGCCGCGCCAGGCCATCTCCGTCATGAGTTCATACATCAGTGGATTGGTGTGCGATCCCTCCGGAACCAGCGCCGTGCCGCTCAGGTTTTTCCGCGCCGGGTCGGCCAGGGTGCCGCCGAAGTCCGTGGCCAGCTTCGCCGGGTTCCCCTCCAGCGCCAGGTTGCCGCCGAAGTTGAACAGGAAGCACCACGTCCACGGCGTGCCGTCGTAGCCATTGGCCTTCCGCCAGAACGGGCGGTAGTCGCAGTTCAGGTCGAGGGCCAGCGATTGGTCCTTCTTCCCGGCGTCGAACATCTCCTTGTTCGAGGTCTGCCAGCACTGCTTCACCAGCGTGATCTTCGGGTCGAAGGCCAGCATCGCGTCCTGGATCTGCTTGTAGACCGTGCCGCGGTCCATGCCCTTCGAACTGCCGCCCTCGTGGAAGGGGTCGGCGGCGAGAAACGATGCGTCGCCGTAGATCTTCCGCTGCTCCTCCATGAAGGTCCGCGCGATCTTCGCGTAGAGCGGGTCGCTGGGGTCGAGCATGTCCGGGCGACGGTTGCCCCCGGCCCAGGTGCCCTGCGGGAAAATTTTCGCTTCCGGATGCTTCTTCGTGAAACCGGACGGCAGCATGCCGTAGTAGCCCTGGAGGATCGGCTGGATGCCGAGCTCCCGGCAGCGTGCCACGATGTGCTGGCCGGTCCTGGTGCGGGCGTCGATGACGGCCTGTGGCGGGGAAAGCACGCCCTCCATGTTCTGCATGAACTGCCATGGCTGGTGCACCGGCGAGCACAGCCACTGGCGCACCTCTTCCCGCGAATAGCCGAATTTCTCGAACGTGTTCTGCCACACCGCCTCCTGGCCCTCGGTGACGAGGATCAGGTTGAGGCCGTGCAACGCCAGCCAGTCCAGCTCGCGGTCCCACTGTGCCTCGTCCCAGAAGGGCATCGTGTAGCCGTGGGTGCAGTAGTTGTAGGCCATGCGGTGGACCACCGGCGAAACCACGCGGACCTTCTCCGGCACCGCGGGTAGTCCGGCGGGCACGGCGAGGTTGTCGCCGTTCCACGACACATGCGCGTGGCAGTAGTCCTTCAGGTAGTGGTAGAACGCCGAGGCCTGCGCCACGCCGGTATTGCCACGCAGGACGATCCGCCCGTCCTTCGCCTCGATCTCGTAGGCGTCCCTGCCATCCGCCGCCGGGATCGTTTCCACCGTGATCTTCCCGGCCTGCGCCGGAGCGTAGCGGGTGATCAGCCCGCGCACCGCGGAATCCGGTTCGGCGAACGAGGACAGCGACAGGGCGAGCAGGCAGAGGAAGGAACGGAGCGGCATGACAAAAAGGGCTTCCTCTTATTCCACCGAAATCCACTTCCTGACAGTAAATCCCGGCCCGGAGGACGCGAAAAGCCCGCTCCGGGGAACCGGAGCGGGCCTGCATTGCATTACCCCGAAAAGGCGTGGATTACTCGGTGACTTTCGCCCGGATGAACACCTTCGGGCTCCCCGCGGGATCGGAGCCGGGGATGTAGAAGGTGCGGTTGGTCCAGCCCGGCCCCGGAGCGGGAAGGGCGGATTGGAGGGCGGCCGCATCCGGGCCGGTGAGTTCCTGCACCGGAATGAAACTCCAGTTCTGGAGATCGACCGCCCCCTGGATGTGATAGACCACGCCATCGACGAGGGAGGAGATCAGCTCGCCGCCCGTGCTGGAGAAGATGGCTCCGTTGCGAACCGGCAGGCTGATGGTGAGAGCGGGCTGGCCGCTCACTTGGCCGATCTTCGCAAGGATGTTCCCTTCCTCCATGCCGGACATAGGCTGGCCGTCGAACGCGAACTCCCTCAGGTTGTTCTTTCCATCGCCATCGGGGTCCGCGGCGAGGCCGTCGTTCACCCCGGTGGCAAGACCGCGGGACGAGGCCCACGTTGCATAGGTCAGGGGGGATGTGCCGGTGGTGACGGTCAACGTGCCGGAGCCGGAGAAGTGAACGTCGTCGACATGCGTGGCTCCGGATGCGCTGGAGCCCCAGGTGCCTGACGCCTGCTGGGCTCCGCCGATGAAGAGCTGGTCCACGGTGTCCGATCCCGCGAAGTTCAGGTCGAGTTTCCCGCTGGCGGCGAGGTTCACTTTCGAGGCGTCCGCGAGGAAGGCGGTGGAGAACGACAGTGTGCCCGCGTTCACCGTCGTGTCACCGGTGTAGGTGTTCGCGCCAGAGAGGATGGTTTTGCCGGTGCCGCTCTGGGTCACGGTGCCGGAGCCGGAGATCACGGCGGACACGGTGAGATCGGAGGTGGTGTCGCGGTTGAAAATCAGCGCGCCGTTGTTGGTGATCACACCGGTGCCGGGGGTGCCTGCCGCACCGCCATTGCCGATCTGCACGGTGCCCGCGCTGATGGTGGTCGCGTTGTAGGTGCTGGCACCGGAGATGGTCAGCTTGCCCGTGCCGGTCTTGGTCAGCGAGTTGGTCCCGGCGATGCCGCCCTGGAACTCGATGTCGGAACGGACATCGTAGGTCTTGGGCGAGGCGTTGCCCGCGTTGCCGGTCTGGGTGAACGTCAGCTTGCCGGTGTTCACGCTGTCGCCGAACAGGTAAATGCCGGAGCTGTTGAAGACCATCGGGTTCGAGATCGTGCGCGGAGCGGTGCCGTCCGCCGAGATGCCTGCGCCCGGATTGAAGTTGAGCGTGCCGCCCGCACCGATCGAATTGGCCCCCACGCGCAGGTAGCCCGCGGTGATCGAGGTGCTGCCGGTGTAGGTGTTGTTTCCGGAAATCGTCCAGACGCCGGTGCCGGTCTTGTTCACCGAGGTCTTGTTGGTGCCGGAATTGTCCGCGATCACGCCGGACAGGACACCCGTGCCCGCGGTCGAGCCGGAAAGGGTGAGCGTCTTGCTGCCCGCGCCGGTGGCGGTGACGTTGCCGCTGATGGCGAGTGTGCCGGTGCCGGATTGGTCGATGGTGCCACCGCCGGTGGTGCCCGCGAGATTGAGGATGCGATTGGTGGTATCGCCGGTGCCGGTGTAGCTGAGCGTGCCGGCGGTGGTCAGCAGGCCCAGACCGATGGTTCCGTCCGCGGCGGTCGTGACATTTCCCATTGGGCTCGCTCCTCCGCCCACGGACTTGATCGAGGAAACGGAGAGGGTGCCGGCGGCGATGGCAGTTGGGCCGGTGTAGGTGTTCGTTCCCGTGAGGACGAGGATGTTGGTTCCCAACTTGGCGAGACCGAGCTTGTTGGCGCCGCTGTTGGTGTCTCCGACGAGACTCGCGTAGGTGAAGGTGCCGCCGGTGGCGTTGGTGGTGTCGATGCCGAGCGCTGAGCCGGGCAGGAAGCCGCCGGTGCCGTCACCGAGCGCCTTCAGCGTATCCAGCTCGGTGGCGGTGAACTCACCGGTGCCGCCGACATTCACTCCCAGGGTGCCGCCGCTGTTGACGATCAGGTTTGCGGTGGTCCAACTGGCCGGGGTGTTGTTGTAGAGGGAAACGAGCTTGGCGAACTGGAGGACGCCGGCGTTGACGGTGGTGGTGCCGGTGTAGCTGTTGGTGCCGCCGAGCGATTGCAATGCCGCTCCGGATTTCACCAGCGTCAACGGGCCGGTGATGTTACCGGTGGCAGTGAGGGACGCGGTGGTGGGGCTCAGCGTGAGGGTCGCGGCCTTGGAGCTCGTCACGTTCGTCTTGCCGGTGCCGGTATCCTTGAGACCCGCGATCGTCTGGTTGAACCCGGCCGTGTCCGCTTGGTCATTCAGGCGCAGCGTGCCCGTGCTGCCGGTGCTGCTGGTCACCGTGCCGGTGGGGCTCAGCGTGTTGGCCGCGCCCACGTAGACGATCGCGCCGTTGTTATCGATGCTCAGCGTTCCCCAGGTGTTGGACGCGTTGCTGAACTGCCAGCGGGCGGTGTCGAGCAGCTGGACGGTGGCGGTGCCCAGCGAAACCGAGCCGGTGATGTTGCCCCAGGTATTGGAGTTCCGCAGCGCCAGCGCGATGGTATTGGTGCCAGCGGTCAAACCGATGTTGCCGGACACGATCGAGGCGGTGGCGGCGCTGGTGCCTCCCGCGAGGATCGAGCCGAACCCGCCGGTGGGCGCGCTGGAGTTGTCCACGGTGATGTTGCCGCTCCAGGTGCTGCCGTTGCCCAGTCCGAGCACCGCTCGGGCGCTGCCGAGGTTGACGGACTTCAAGGTTAGGCTGTTGCTCACGGTCAGCCCCGCCGCGACGGTGATTCCGGCGCTGAACTGGTTGCTGCCGTTGAGAAGCACGCTGCTGGTGCCGAAACCCTGGGCATT comes from Luteolibacter sp. LG18 and encodes:
- a CDS encoding fused MFS/spermidine synthase, with the protein product MPLSKIATVDTAFQRVEVWKSEHQVEFRVAGAIHAWWQRDRLLTGLAWDNLAAAALLRPEGPPRSVLMLGLAGGTAFRILRHLLPQVELVAVDIDPGIVELAREHMELDATRIEIHLGDAYEWLRTNKRRFDVVIDDVYLAGKTDVFRPHAWNSRHLDTLRDAVAPGGLLAANLVTGAGHRLMQSHSRRVLAESFPVVRSVTTPQSLNETLVAGDDVLSARSLRQWEDLFPQRRDRALWDILRVRKL
- a CDS encoding class I SAM-dependent methyltransferase, giving the protein MSDTVLDLYQSHSYPAMSHPACDPATTAVAAKLAGLTVPPPSCARILEIGCSSGHNLLPLAQRWPDSQFIGIDFSPAAIQQARETARLAGIENIEFHEADLRNYDPGEDGFDFILAHGFYSWVPADIRQALVDFCARHLTAEGIATISYNTLPGWKQRQTVVDLVRQLAARPVAGTIGQDPAGILAYLATIPAGDSPDAVQLNSVLHDMFAKSADILAFDDFGPVNHPVTFTGFISHTHAAGLRYLGESELHANFPLSLPPGAAEALAPLAGDPLMLQQTIDVLTNRTFRSSLLCRADAPVDTRLTTATALHFAVRGLHTFERTPQGGRLVDHEGKEQGQFEHPLAVAFFSALAATSPEAVPMQEILERVAAIPAAQFDPTVSLPPIARLVMDAARQKLIELRIEPVRFDGSIPRTPKFDTLRQLAVQRQQALVDIYHAPCTVPDSRRTVVRAMDGTRTVEELAALAHVDHPRLDVRAWLAHLAARGLFVK
- a CDS encoding DNA-binding domain-containing protein, with amino-acid sequence MSRLEHLQREFFASLQFPLRGPSRTLTDLPPTDAPHAGEFLAIADEIIKPGPQLSSGERLELYHRQYWYRLLDSIGEDFPILIRMLGQERFWSLIEDYLLVRPSRSFTLRHLGEGLPGFVADWDKATEAERPWLYAIARMEYAHMEVFERGECRPVLPEELATCVLVLQPHVVRLSLPVPADLCVEWESFTPLPLEPVELAVWRSAHSQPAQARLHPIEAILLDRLAAGGTLGEIFEQPVEPAPTAEQVSEWFGAWHQRGWIAVKPATEEVVPFVRALDESGDLGEGVDKMGSQSRAME
- a CDS encoding DUF692 domain-containing protein, which encodes MAGSRFTGGVSLGTGIGLRVPHYRHILAEKPAVDWFEIISENYMVDGGRPLEVLDRILEQYRVVQHGVGLYPGNANGLDFDHLRRLKRLVKRTGTPWLSDHLCWGSVDGSMSHDLLPLPFTFESVRKTAENLRIAQDFLEVPLAVENVSSYAEFHDDEMTEWEFLAEVVEAADIGILLDVNNIYVSSFNHGFDPMDYVNFVPPERVAQIHIAGHSKYERFIIDTHDHAVVDPVWHIYARAIERCGSVATLLEWDARIPSFEEVWTEAKKSEQWRTTAGNPDSGDHVAA
- a CDS encoding glycosyltransferase gives rise to the protein MSFHNAEATLRETMASLLGQTFREWELIAVDDGSTDASAAVVASFADPRVRLLQPPGRGLVPALNHGAAAVGGDWIVRMDADDICHPERIEKLLAFADTRPDLDVVASQVTVLDPLGDGLVRFVEWANQLLDHDAISRGRFIESPIVQPSAMIRRSTFEDIGGYQDPIWAEDHDLWLRLLESGVRFGKVAEPLLQWRDSWTRLTRTHPRYGDDARSRMRARYLSRLPGVGEHGIVVAGAGPIGKLLARHLLDEGVTLRGFFDVHPRRIGERIHGAEVADNTRLGSLWRDGVLISAVGVPGGRQQVLDLALGRGYQEGGDFWSVC
- a CDS encoding DUF1080 domain-containing protein, which translates into the protein MKSFVLHCLAGAACVSSAFSEPLFNGKDLTGWKPDGADVWTFADSVLTGQSNSKKQGSVLWSTEKFKDFTLDLDFRFSGDVDSGVFLRTPNDQIQIGTSRSLKRDMTGSPYIGTTGKYAVEAHDVKGNLKEGEWNHFRITAKGSHYTVELNGKQVLDYSSDTAAKEGGIGLQVHPGVDMKIEFRNVDLVKG